Sequence from the Coriobacteriia bacterium genome:
GCGGCGTTGGGTGCCGTGGCCGGCCTCGCGGTCGCGCCCCTTACCCAGACGGCGTTTGATGTGGGTGCGGGTATCGGCGTGAAAGGTTTCGCCGCAGCAATCCTCGGCGGTCTGGGCAACCCTGTCGCGGCCGTTGGCGGCGGGCTCGTACTTGGACTGTTGGAGAGCATGACGGCCGGCTACATCAATCCGCTCTACAAGGACGCCGTAGCGCTTGTCGTGCTGCTCGGCGTTCTCTTCGTGCGACCACAGGGCCTCTTCGGCGGGTCGGGGAGGGAGAAGGTCTGATGCGGTCGCGCGCAGTTCGTATGGGAGTCGTTATCGCTGTCGCGGGGCTGGTGGCGGCGTTGCCCTTCATCGTGGCCGATCGGTTCCTCATCAAAGTGTTCACCTATGCCGGGCTCAACGTCATCGTGGTGACGGGGCTGGCGCTGTTGTTCGGCTACGCCGGTCAGGTCTCGCTCGGGCACGCGGCTTTCGTGGGGCTTGGTGCATACACCTGCGCGATCCTCACCACCACCCTGCACGTGCCGTGGCCGCTGGCGTTCGCTGCCGCGGGCGTGGTGGCCGGTATCGGCGGGCTCCTTCTTGCGCTGCCGAGCCTGCGGCTCAAGGGACACTACCTCGCGATGGCGTCACTGGGGTTCGGTGAGCTGATGACGCTCGCGTTCGTCGAGGCCGTTCCGCTGACGCACGGGGTGGACGGCTTCACGGGGATCCCGTTGCCCAAGATCGGCGCGATGACCCTCAAGGCTCCGGCCGAGCTCTACTGGCTGGTCTGGGGTGTCGCCGGCGTCGCCCTGTTGCTCGCGTCCAACGTCGTGTCGCTGCGACCGGGTCGCGTCATGCGTGCGATCCACGGCAGCGAGCTCGGTGCCTCTGCGGCGGGCGTGGACATCGTGGGCGTCAAGGTGCGCGCTTTCGTCGTCTCGGCCGTGCTGGCCGGCCTCTCCGGCGCGCTCTACGCATCGGTCATCGGGTTCATCTCGCCGAGCGTATTCACCCTTGGTGCGTCGGTAGCGTTTCTGGCGATGGCGGTCATCGGTGGCTCGAGCTCGCTCGCAGGTCCGTTCGCCGCTGCTATCCTGCTCACGCTCATCCAGTACCTCGACGCGATCGTGCCGGGTATGTCCAGGGAGACTGCACAGCTGGTTCAGACGTACGAGTCGGACGTCTACGGACTCGCTATCGTCCTCATCGTCCTCTTCGCTCCCGGTGGGGTAGGGGCCCTCCTTCGAGCGCGCCGGAAGGGGGCCAGCTGATGAGCCTGCTTTCGGTGAAGGGCGTCACGAAGCGATTCGGTGGCCTCACGGCTGTCGATTCAGTCTCGTTCGACGTGTTCGAAGGCACCATCAAGGCCCTGATCGGCCCCAACGGAGCCGGCAAGTCGACGCTGTTCAACACGCTTACCGGATTCGACAAGCCCGATGAGGGCTCGGTCCTCTTCGATGGCGTCGAGACGGTTGGGCGCAAGCCTCGCGACGTCGTGCGGGCCGGACTCGCGCGCACCTTCCAGAACACCCAGCTCTTCGATGGGATGACTGCGGCCGAGAACGTCATGGTCGGCGCTCACGCGCACCAGCGCAGGGGCTTCGTGGCCGCGGCGCTTCGCCTGCCCGCTTCGATCGCCGAGGATCGCGACGCCGCTGCCGAGGCAGGACGGCTGCTGCGCCTCATCGGCATCGACGAGTGGGCGGATGCGACCGCCGGTGATCTGCCTTCCGGAATCCGCCGGCTGCTCGAGATCGCACGGGCGCTCGCGACCCAGCCGCGGATGCTGCTGCTCGATGAGCCGGCCGCAGGTTTGAACGCGACAGAGACCGCTGAACTCGTGCAGACGCTGTACCGCGTTCGTGACAGCGGAATCACGGTGCTGATCGTTGAGCACGACATGGGCCTGGTCATGGAGGTTTCCGACGAGATCGTCGTCATCGACCGTGGGTCCAAGATCGCGGAGGGCCCGCCGCGCATGATCCAGAAGGACCCAGCGGTCATCGCCGCGTATCTCGGCGAGGAGGCCGAGAATGAGTAGATCGCCGCTCCTGCGCCTTGAAGGTGTTCATGCGGGTTACGGCCGCGCAGCCGTCCTGCACGGGGTCGACCTCGACGTCGCCGAGGGCGAGGTCGTGGCGCTTATCGGGGCGAACGGCGCGGGCAAGTCGACGCTGCTCAAGACAGTTGTCGGGCTGCTCACGCCGTCCAAAGGTAGCGTCACGCTGGCGGGGACAAGCATCGCTGGCGAGCGTCCCGAACGCCTCGTGCGTCGCGGGGTCGCGCTGGTGCCCGAGGGCCGCCTGCTCTTCGGTCCGATGACCGTCGCCGAGAACCTCGACCTGGGGTCCTACGCGCTGCCGTCTCGTTCGCGTTCTGTGCGTGCGAAGGAGCTGCGGGACAAGGTGCACACCCTGTTCCCGGTACTCGAGGAGCGCGCGGCGCAGCCTGCGGAGACGCTTTCCGGTGGCGAGCAGCAGATGCTTGCTGTGGGGCGCGCGCTCATGAGCTCACCGCGGCTGCTGCTGCTCGATGAGCCGTCGCTGGGCCTCGCTCCCAAGGTCATCGCGGAGATATTCTCGGCGCTTGAGGTCCTGAGGGCCGACGGGGTGACCATCCTGCTCGTCGAGCAGGACGCGCGACTCGCCCTCAAGCATGCGGACCGCGGTTCGGTCATGCGCACGGGCAAGGTGGTACTCGAAGGGACTTCGGCCGAGCTTCTGGCCGATGAATCGGTGCGCACGATCTATCTCGGGTCGTGGCAATCGGATGGGAGTCACTAGATGATCTGGAATCCCGAGT
This genomic interval carries:
- a CDS encoding branched-chain amino acid ABC transporter permease; the protein is AALGAVAGLAVAPLTQTAFDVGAGIGVKGFAAAILGGLGNPVAAVGGGLVLGLLESMTAGYINPLYKDAVALVVLLGVLFVRPQGLFGGSGREKV
- a CDS encoding branched-chain amino acid ABC transporter permease, with protein sequence MRSRAVRMGVVIAVAGLVAALPFIVADRFLIKVFTYAGLNVIVVTGLALLFGYAGQVSLGHAAFVGLGAYTCAILTTTLHVPWPLAFAAAGVVAGIGGLLLALPSLRLKGHYLAMASLGFGELMTLAFVEAVPLTHGVDGFTGIPLPKIGAMTLKAPAELYWLVWGVAGVALLLASNVVSLRPGRVMRAIHGSELGASAAGVDIVGVKVRAFVVSAVLAGLSGALYASVIGFISPSVFTLGASVAFLAMAVIGGSSSLAGPFAAAILLTLIQYLDAIVPGMSRETAQLVQTYESDVYGLAIVLIVLFAPGGVGALLRARRKGAS
- a CDS encoding ABC transporter ATP-binding protein, with product MSLLSVKGVTKRFGGLTAVDSVSFDVFEGTIKALIGPNGAGKSTLFNTLTGFDKPDEGSVLFDGVETVGRKPRDVVRAGLARTFQNTQLFDGMTAAENVMVGAHAHQRRGFVAAALRLPASIAEDRDAAAEAGRLLRLIGIDEWADATAGDLPSGIRRLLEIARALATQPRMLLLDEPAAGLNATETAELVQTLYRVRDSGITVLIVEHDMGLVMEVSDEIVVIDRGSKIAEGPPRMIQKDPAVIAAYLGEEAENE
- a CDS encoding ABC transporter ATP-binding protein; translation: MSRSPLLRLEGVHAGYGRAAVLHGVDLDVAEGEVVALIGANGAGKSTLLKTVVGLLTPSKGSVTLAGTSIAGERPERLVRRGVALVPEGRLLFGPMTVAENLDLGSYALPSRSRSVRAKELRDKVHTLFPVLEERAAQPAETLSGGEQQMLAVGRALMSSPRLLLLDEPSLGLAPKVIAEIFSALEVLRADGVTILLVEQDARLALKHADRGSVMRTGKVVLEGTSAELLADESVRTIYLGSWQSDGSH